AGATAATCGTAATCGCAGTAGATGCGGCTTTGGTCCCACTCAAGTCGGTCAATAGCAGTACGAAGCAAGCGAACCGGAATTGGAGGCGAAGACAGATCCGAATCCTATGCATTTAGAGCTCACGCAACACAGACAAGACATTAAGACAATCTCCCGGACTTGGGAGAGATAGGTggatgcaggatgcaggaAGCAAAACCACAGGAAGTACACAAATATATACCTATAGTTAGCAATACGGCTGGTTTAATTAGGCATGCCTTACAGAATACacgattttatttatatatatacattgtTGAGATTAAAGTATATACGAAAGATAGCAGTTAATGTTTCATCGGCCACGCTACCAGCAGCAGAATAAGACGAATAATACCACTTAAACCGAATAACAAGTCGTAAGATTGTCCAAAACGCTCCGAGAACTAAGTCaattattttgatttgccGCTTTAAAGGTCCTAGTCCTAGTCCTCTAACAATAACAGCAGCAGCTAATCAACAGCGTTATCAAGTCGAGTAACCAAACTAAGGCCTAGTAGTAATTTGTATTCTAGCTTAGCTTAATCGATCGATGCCTGCGCTTCACTCACTCCATAAAACGGCCTGAAGCTTTTTATCCGTTGCTGTCGgaatcataaaaaacaaataattaggCTGAAAATTGTTAACAAATTATGAGCGCACAGCTTGCATAAATTTCCAGTCGGTTCTCCATTGCCATTGATTGCCTCGTTAGCTCTTTACGCCCGTGTAATTCGATTTGGTCCGCTACGCTCAGTTCAGCTCTGACTTAAACAAATGAATTATTATAGACAAGGAAGACAAAAAAGTAAAAGATTAAGAGCCCATTAACCATAATATGTGACTAACACACATTTTGAACCGAATCatatcaaatcaaaataaaagaagattAAGTAAAGCGAATAACTAAATGAAAACTCTAAAAAGCGTACATCTaacatttgaaattaaatatttactcgGGTACAAATGGTACAGTAATGATATTCGTTTATACAATATTTACTGTCTATATAACCATTATATACTACTTACTTACTGACAATTATTAAGGGTTTTGTTCAATTTCATTACTCGTAtgttaataaaaacaatttccgACTAACTCGGCTCTTTAAACTGCAAGTTAAATGCAACACGTTCTAAAAGGTTGATTAGTCTCATAAATACTAAAGCTACCAAAATACATGCTCCATCACTTCCTGTCCTGGACCAGCTGTATTAATTGCTCCAGCTTGTACTCGATCAGCTTCAGTCGACTGTCGTTGATCTGTTCCTGTTTCCGTCTCTGCTCCGCCGCGTTCTTCTGATCGATTACCTCGAGGGCCCGTTTGACCACCCGGCCGCTCATCTGGGAGCACTTTCCGGTGAGCATGGAACAGCAGCAGGGCAGAagtctaagcggtggatccaACAGCTTCTTCTGGGGCGCTGCAGCACTCAGGGGCAATTGCTGAAAGCTAGCCTTCTTGTTGCCCATAAGAGTCCTCATTTCGAAGGGATCGCTCATTGGAATAAGCACCTTGTTTCCATCGTTCGGCAGCACGGAAATCTGACGCAGACTTAAGTAGTTCGGGTAGATGTTCATCAAACGTTGGCAGATGCTGCGGAAGAGATGGTTGCCCAACAAAAAACCAGCGCGTCCGTGGCCAGTGAGAACCTGCTCATACCGACTAAGGACGTTGGTTCTGCAAATGGCTCCGTTCAGTTCCGCCTGAGCCTTAATAACCTAGATAATAGATAACGCCGGAAATGGGATTAGCGAAGGAAAATAATACTAATGGCGATAGACCTACTTGGGTGTCGTTCACTGCAAGACCGTTCAAAAGGTTGAACAGCACTATCGTCATAAAGATCACGAAGAGCAGGAAAATCAGGTAGGTGTAGATGCTGGTGAACTGGATGCTTCCGGCGTCAAACTCGCCTGTCAGCATCACAATGGTCTTGATCAAGGCCTCGATAGGCTTGGTGAATGTGTTGAAGCCCTGTTCGTCCTCCTCCTTCTTCTCCAGAGGTGGACCCGGCGCAGCGCTTTTAGACTGGTCTTCCCCCACTGACTTGCCGAAGAGGATATAGAAGCACAGACTGAAGGTGAGCACGAAGATCGAGTAGAGGGTAAAGCTCTTTAGGAAGCTGTTTGACACCTCTCGCAGCATCAGCATGTGCGTCGAAATTGAGAGCACTGGCAGGGAGCCCACTAGTAGACAAAACTCCATGGAGACTAGTAGGATGGTGAATACGGCCAAGACGCGCTGTGTCTCCTTGTCGAAGCTGGATTCCATGCAGGTAAAGATAGATAGTGTAATAAGAGCCACCTCCATAATATTCGTTATAGACCAGAAGTACCGAACTGGAGACATTATCCACTGGATGCACTCCCGTATTATAAGGTAGCTGATTCCCAGCCAGGAGAGCAATCCGAAAAATGCAGTAAGAGCCCTTTGATCGCTTTCGTGGAACTTAAGGAGCGTGTATGTAATTATGGAGGCGGTAAAAAGCGAGTATATCAGGAAGTTCAGGTAGAATATCACGGAAAGTCGGTGCCACTTGAGGAATAGGAAGCTCGAGATCAGCGGGTGCTGGAGCAGGTGGCGCATCTCCTTCGACTCGGCGATGAAGGCGATCGGGGCCATTTCGTCGTGCAGCTGGTTGAGAGCATCTGAACTCTTTCCCACTCCGGAGTCTTTCTCCTGGCGCATAAGGTTCTTATAATCGATGATGATCTCATAGTTCTGCTCACCAGGCCTCTCGCCGTTTGTGGTGATACAAGAGTCAAAGTGCTCTTCGAGAACCTCGGGTGGCATGTCCTTGATGGGTAGTGTGCCAAACGCGCTCTTCGAACCAATGTAGGCACCGTTCTTCAGGAGCTTCTGCATCGCACTCGTGTTGCGGTACTTAACGGCGTAGAACAGAGGCACCAGGCGTCCGGAATCAGCTTCGTTGATGTCTACGCGATCGCTATTAATGAGCAATTCAAAGCAGCGCTGGTGGCTGAAGCCATCATACGGTGGCTCATCCAGACGGCCGATCACTGCATTTAGTAGCTTAGAGTCTGGAGTAAGTCGCAGGTTTGGCTCCTTCAGAAGTCGCTCCAACGCCTGCCAGTTACCGTATATCACGGCCGTCTCTACAAGATTGGCCTCGTTGGCCCTGCCTGGTCTCGAGTTGATGTCCATGCCAGTGGACAAAATGACATCGAAGGCTCGCTGCCTGCCTCTCTTGATGCTCTCCTGCAGCAGTCCAAAGTATTCCTCCTGGTGGGCGTTTAGTTGGTTATCCGCCCCGCCTTTGAGATTCTGCAAGTACTCAGCGAACTGTTGTTCAAACAGTGTTTCGTCCCCGTCCCGTAGAGTCCTTTGAAGGGTTTGGATGTCAATTTCCGGCCCGGTATGACGCTCCTCCGGCAGCTTAAGCTCCGGAAATTGCGCCTGCAGCAGTCTGCGCACCTCTCCGTTTCGGTAACTATCGATGTCCAACTCCGGCTGGTCCAGAAAGAGCTGAATCAGTTCCTTCTTCCCAGCCTTCACCTTGCTCTTTCTCAACACATGGTGCAAGGGTGTGAACTCGCCCTGGTCTACGATATTCGGCGAGGCGCCGTAGTCCAGCAAGAGTTGCATGCAGGAGTGCACATCTGGGGCATTTTCCTCCGTGAGATTCTTGGCAAGTGAGTTAAGTGGAGTAAGCTGCCCATATTTTCTATCAACCTGGACTTGTTTTCCGGGGCGGTACTTAAGGAGAGCCGCCAGGTTTCCTGGATCCCTCGAGTCGGCCGCATAGCTGATCGCGGCCTTGTCCAGCTTCTTGTTGATCTGTGAAGATGAACTGTGGTTAGATTGTGTCCGACCTCTACTCCCTGTTGCTCTACTCACGTAGTTCACCTGGCTACCGTGGTCGATGCAGGCTTCTATGAATTCCCGACAACCTGGTGTTGAGAGTGCCTTCTCGTAGATACTGGTATGACGGTCGTCTTGTAGATCGGCCAGGGCCCCGCTGTCCAGGGCAGCAACGAACTGTCGGATGTCCTGCTTGGCCAAAGCTCCAGCCAGCTGGGCCTGCGGATCAATGAAGCCGCAGTTGTTAAAGTCCATTGGTTTGGTCTGCAAAGAAAGAGCAGCCACGGAGCGGATGAGCAATGTCTATGTGGGCTGGACTTCAGGTAATTACCCCCACGCGTCGAATGAGTAACTTAAGCTGAAAATGAAGCAAGAACCCGCATTGCTCACTCAGGCAACCTTGTGACCCCACTAGACCTTAGGGCCTTGGAAGTCAAAAACAATGGGTTGGAATTGGACGCTCTCGAAAAACGGCATTTGACATCGCTTCATGCTACGATGGTTTTCACATGGAGTGGACATGAGGCTGGAATGGAGCGGGAGCAAAAAGCTGCCCTACAGGTTTCTTCACAGCCAAATCTCCGTTTTGGGGGCAATTAAAGAAAGCGTCTTAAGTGGTTTCTGTGGTACCGAAATCGCTCTTAATTTGCTCCCCCGTGTAGTTATTAAATTATAACAATCCATGCGAAGACAAGACAAGGTTGGCGGTGGACGGGGGTACTCGAGCCCCCAAAGTACCAGCAGTGGCTGCGGCCGGAGTGATCCACTAAATCTGAATCAGGTTTGGTGCGGGTATCAACGTCTAACGATCATAAAGAATAATCATAAAATAATCTACACATCAGTATCAATTAGCAATCAATTTGTTGCGCTTTACGCTTTGATAACTCTTCTAGATGGGGCTCGAATGGAGCCTGGGGCGGCTCAGGCAATGGGAGCGCCGAAATTGCGAGATTTATAGGCGGCTTTGTTCGTAAATTTCAAGGCGGCTTCTTCTGGGGGATTCTCGTTTCCACAGTTCTGTGCTGACCGCTGTGATACTTGAAATGTGTGAGAAATCTGCTAATCACACTCAAGACCTGGCTAATTTGAATACGCCACTTCTGATTATTTATCAATAGCCGAAGAATTGGTAATCAGGAAACATATGCCCGACCCATCCGTTGAAAGCGGCTACTCAGCCGAAGTCTTTTGGCTGGGCGAAAAATTGGGTTTTGTAAATGACCCCCCCAGGTGGGAAGGTCGGCCTGATAAGATAAACAGAATCGCACAATCATCTTCTCTAATTGGCTCACTGTTTGGCCCCCGTTGTTTGTGTTGCGTATTTGGCCACTAGGCTATTTGTAAAACCAATTGACAAACAACTTTATTGTTTGCCCAGCTCAGGCCCAAAGTTTTAGCCGACAGTTGACAGAATGGCGTAATCAAAATTAGAAGAACCGCCATTCAGAGAGAGCCGATTGAACCGGGGAACCGAATTCTTCGCAGCCTTCGGGATGTGGAATGCACTTGGAGACTGCCAAAAGAAAACCCGTCGATCAGGTTTGCACAGGAAAAACGAGAAGCaagcaaacacaaacattTAACGGAAGAATTGCACAGCTCTTAGCAAAAATGTGGAAATGGTACAAATGAGAAATACCATTATGGGCTTACTCAATACAACTCAGTACAGCACAATAGAATAGAGAAGTTACAGATCTCCAGCTTACAATTGTCACGCCCGTCAAATATTATGCGAAAATATATTCTGATTTCCACAAAAGGGTAGATAAACTTCGGCTCGCCGATAACTTTCTCGCTTTCTCTTCTCCCTGTCACTTAATCCAAATTGGAACCAACAAGAGGGGATCGGAGGGATAGTCTGGAAAATGTCTGGAAAAGGAAGGGAGTTCGCGACACCGACAGCTGGATATGAAGCAGCGCAGATAAATATGTATAGTTGCTCCGGATCCAAGCAAATATCTGAGGAATATTAAAATCGCGTTTCCCTTGTTTATCATGTTttatacatacgtacatacgtGCCGGAACGAATGGAGTGCCAACATTTCGGCTATATCGTGACCTTATAGATTTTCATGGAGTGGGCGATTTCGAAATACAATAAACTAATTTACTTGTCCATAAAGTCCGTTTATTGGCAACGGAAGATTTTGCTTGCTAAATTTAATGCTCTCTCTGCAGTTAATGAATAACAGACGATCGTTCGGCTGTGTTTACACTTAAATTGGGGGCTGGAAAAACAAGGGAAATAGCCAGAAACACGAATTCTTTGAAAATGCTTAGGAGTGGCAGAAAAACAGCGATCGTGATTGGGGACAGCAGTCCACAACTGAAGTTTTTTTGTGTAATCAACTTTGCAAAGctcagcccgaaaaaaaaGTCATAATTAAGATGGATGCGTGCGGAGATGGGCCTGAAGATGTGGATATAGATGTGGACGGGGGCTGACTTCATGGTGAAGTGAGCTTGTGAAGCATCCGCGAAAAAACAACAGCGCCAGAATTTAGTTGTATTCGGAAAAAATGTTTAAGCGAACAGCCCACAGACACATGGGCAATAGCCACACGAAAGTGGATACCCCTGCCACATGGAGATCGGTGCTCTATATACCCACTGTGCACTTCATAAACAATTGACTGGCCCACATCGTGTGCACAACAAAAGATTTGGGAGGGGTGTCCGGAGTGGGGAGACAGAGAGCCTCCGCTCCGCACGATTCAgtaatttcaaataatttaattaaacacaCTCGGACGTATGTACATAGTATATGTGTGAGATCAACACACGAAAGCTTATTCGTATGCCAGATGGATGGATTCCTGAACCGAAGGAATCACCACTTAccaatcggtccaaaaaactTTAGCCCCTTTGGGCCTACGCCCCTGTGCCCCACGAACAGTAGGAAGCGAATACAAAATTAGATGGGCGGAGCCAAATCAGCGAGCGAATGAATCCAATCCAGTCGCACAGTTTTTGCAGTCGTGAGTAGGCTGGAGCGCGGGCTCCAGAGGAGGGTCCTAACATGCCGCATAACGCCTAATCGATGGATAACTTAATTGTAATTGGCAATAAAAAACGCATATTAAGCGCTTCTGGAGGGGAACGGAAGCACTGTGCGCCTAAGTTCGATGCAAATGTCTGTGCTTGGGGGAAATGTCCCCAACCCAGTTCCGAGTTGGGTAAACATGGGGCTCTGTCGGCTCGTCTTACACGACATTTTCTAAACTCGCCTGGTCAGCAAGAACACTATCCGTTCAAATCGTATTTGGGAATGGTATCACAATCCGAGCACTTCACAGAAAAGTGGACACGGCGGGCGTTGCCTTTTAGGGCATGTTCGTTATCTGCCCACCAGGCATTTTAAAATCGTTTTTTAAAATACTTCGATGACGTCACTGGTCGCATACATTCCAAATTAATCATTTATCAAATGCAATTCAATCAATTTATTAGCTGTTCTGGCGTCATTAAAACAAagctttttttaatttttttcgatTGCGCCGTGGGCGCCGTTTTCTGCAGTTTCTTAAccttggttcgttaaatgttttaaaactTGTTTTCACTGCTtatgtttttgttgtgtgggTTGAAGTCGAGCACAGATCACTTTGCAACTGCGGTTTCAGATCTGCATTACACATGATTCACTCGCAGTAACTAATAAAACGTCTTAATTTCCCCGCGAGTCATCCTCTTTAAGTAGAGATTTGGCGCAACACCGGTCTTATTTGCATAGTGAATGAGATGACTCAACAGTCATCTCAATGGTCAATACCCATTGAGATCTTCCTCGGGCTTTCAAAAACTGTTTTCAAAACACTTCTCAGCGCCTAAGCAAGTAACGCACGACACTGCTGCTCGATCATTACCTTCCTCGTTAATATCCAGACAACGACTAATCTGATCCGTGAAAGCGATCGCAGTGGCGGGCACTTTacagaaatttaaatttaacagaAAGCTAACAGGGGCCACACAGAGCATGCCTATCAATCGATAACTCTTTTGTCTCGTGAGCTTAGATTTTGTGAATGGCAGATATATGGGCACACTTGTTAAGACTTTCCGGGcgcattaaaaaataatgctAAATTTTTCCCAGTTATATGTATGCCGAACAGCTAATAATAACTAATAACAAACGGCTACAAGTGATTATAGATACTAAATATTCTATTCATTCCATTACCGCCGTCGGCAATGGAACATCATCCTTGATTTGGTACAAATCCCATTCAGATCTGCAGAGCTTGGGACGTGAGTTGGATTCCAGGCTCgtctttattttttcaaatttctaTAACTTCAAGACAGTGCCTTTAAAAATGCCCTGTCCAGAACAGTAACTcgcaaatttaaatgaaatagcctaatgttttaaaatttttattttcaacgACTTGCAATTACAAGTTTACGTATACAAAACACCTGAATATTTTTGACCTGATTTACAACAAACCCTTTCTTAAAGGCATATGAAATAAAAGGTACAAAATGTTAAGAAATCAACTGAAGAACAATATTATGTACTAGAAGCTTATGTACTAGTAGGGAATGCGCTTCTAAATAGGTCGACTACTCTCAGTTTTTGGGAAACCCAGTACAGAAGGCCTGAAATTATCATTGTTTTGCAAATACGGTCCAGGACATACATGCTGAAAAACAAGAGCATTGGTTAAACACTATATATGGAAGTAACAAATTACTTACAATCTCAATTGTATGCGGGATTTCGGCAACGAAGTTAAAGGTTCCTTCATCACATACTGACGGCCACCCAAAATACTGACTTTCATGTACTCATAATCGTCGACATCGTCGGTGTTAATCTTAAATCTGTCGTAAATATGATTTCGTTACAAGCCTATTCAATGCATCAAGATGCATATGTTTTATATTGCTTACATCCTCCGATCTGTAGATCCTAATTCTTTGTAGATCTGCTCAAAGTGTGTGGATTTGAAGTCCCAGCTTCGCGTGGTAAAGAACTGCAAAACTTCCAGACCCACAGCGATTTTGGTTTGAACCCGTATCATGCTAGACAAACAGAAAAGTTTTGGGTTAGATTCTTGTTCGGAAGTGCCAAATTCTTTTGAAGGTTTTACAAGCGACGTTGTCCAAAGACCAGGAGTAGGAAGTCGATAAGGTAGGCTGGCAGCCACATAAACAGAATGGTGCAGATGGTGTGATAGAATTTGCTGGACGTCATGTTGCCGTCGGGATACCAGAGTCCCACTTCGAAGGGGTACTTAATGCCCAAGTCGCGACCCACATCCATTATCCATTTCCATGTGCGCTTTTTGGCATCGTCCACGGTCAAGTTGTAGACTGGGATCTGAAGAGGTCTGTGGCAGAAGTTATACATCACATTGACAAGGGGGGCGTCTGAAAAATTTACCTCTTCTCCGCAAGACTGTTATGATATGGTAACAAGATTAGGCCGTTAATGGCGATGTCCACAGGTATGACTTCAGATTTTAGCTCCCCGTTGCAGATCATGGATCGGATAACTCCTTTGCCGGCGCCAATGAGAACTCCCGTAGGTCCGTTCATATTGTCCACCCAACCTGGCAGGGGCTCAGCGACAGCCGGAGTTACTGGAGAACAAAGTAGAGGTCAGTATGCTGGGACACAAAGTCTGCTTTGGTGACTGGACTGGGAAAGAGAAACACGGCGCAGTTGGCGAAATGTGTATATTCAACAACCTACAATCATATTTATTTGGATTCAAAACCTCGAATATGTGTAACTACAACTAAGCTAATTGACTAAATAAATGCCTGTGACCACCAAACCAATGCAAGTCCACGGAGAACTAGAATCAGAATATAGCCAGCACCCCCGTCCACTTAAGGAGGTAGTAGAAGAACAGTCCCACAATCACCGTCTTGCACACAACGTCCACGACCCATTGGCTGGAAGTGAAGATGAGTAAGTCATAGTTGGTAGCACAGGCTCTTGCCTAACTTACATCTTCATGTGCACGCGCGCCCTGGGCAGATCCTCCTCCTTTTCCTTGAGGATAAACTTTCGAGCTCCTTTAGCA
This genomic interval from Drosophila mauritiana strain mau12 chromosome 2R, ASM438214v1, whole genome shotgun sequence contains the following:
- the LOC117137679 gene encoding transient receptor potential cation channel protein painless; protein product: MDFNNCGFIDPQAQLAGALAKQDIRQFVAALDSGALADLQDDRHTSIYEKALSTPGCREFIEACIDHGSQVNYINKKLDKAAISYAADSRDPGNLAALLKYRPGKQVQVDRKYGQLTPLNSLAKNLTEENAPDVHSCMQLLLDYGASPNIVDQGEFTPLHHVLRKSKVKAGKKELIQLFLDQPELDIDSYRNGEVRRLLQAQFPELKLPEERHTGPEIDIQTLQRTLRDGDETLFEQQFAEYLQNLKGGADNQLNAHQEEYFGLLQESIKRGRQRAFDVILSTGMDINSRPGRANEANLVETAVIYGNWQALERLLKEPNLRLTPDSKLLNAVIGRLDEPPYDGFSHQRCFELLINSDRVDINEADSGRLVPLFYAVKYRNTSAMQKLLKNGAYIGSKSAFGTLPIKDMPPEVLEEHFDSCITTNGERPGEQNYEIIIDYKNLMRQEKDSGVGKSSDALNQLHDEMAPIAFIAESKEMRHLLQHPLISSFLFLKWHRLSVIFYLNFLIYSLFTASIITYTLLKFHESDQRALTAFFGLLSWLGISYLIIRECIQWIMSPVRYFWSITNIMEVALITLSIFTCMESSFDKETQRVLAVFTILLVSMEFCLLVGSLPVLSISTHMLMLREVSNSFLKSFTLYSIFVLTFSLCFYILFGKSVGEDQSKSAAPGPPLEKKEEDEQGFNTFTKPIEALIKTIVMLTGEFDAGSIQFTSIYTYLIFLLFVIFMTIVLFNLLNGLAVNDTQVIKAQAELNGAICRTNVLSRYEQVLTGHGRAGFLLGNHLFRSICQRLMNIYPNYLSLRQISVLPNDGNKVLIPMSDPFEMRTLMGNKKASFQQLPLSAAAPQKKLLDPPLRLLPCCCSMLTGKCSQMSGRVVKRALEVIDQKNAAEQRRKQEQINDSRLKLIEYKLEQLIQLVQDRK
- the LOC117137041 gene encoding putative fatty acyl-CoA reductase CG5065 isoform X1 translates to MTVDLSPVQEYYKDKTIFITGASGFMGKVLLEKLLYSCHSLKEVIIICRPKRGKAPETRLEEMFKLPIFQRIKDERPEMLKRVTIYQGDVTFDQLGLSGESLKHVTENTNIVFHMAATLKLEGNLRDAIDMNLLGTRRALNVAKEMKQLEAFIHLSTAFCNCDQEVMYEKVYEFPHKPEDLMRLAEWMDVKTLDAITPDLLKPHPNTYTYSKRLAELLVRDHYESMPVIIARPSIVTPAVAEPLPGWVDNMNGPTGVLIGAGKGVIRSMICNGELKSEVIPVDIAINGLILLPYHNSLAEKRPLQIPVYNLTVDDAKKRTWKWIMDVGRDLGIKYPFEVGLWYPDGNMTSSKFYHTICTILFMWLPAYLIDFLLLVFGQRRFMIRVQTKIAVGLEVLQFFTTRSWDFKSTHFEQIYKELGSTDRRIFKINTDDVDDYEYMKVSILGGRQYVMKEPLTSLPKSRIQLRFMYVLDRICKTMIISGLLYWVSQKLRVVDLFRSAFPTST